In Notolabrus celidotus isolate fNotCel1 chromosome 22, fNotCel1.pri, whole genome shotgun sequence, one genomic interval encodes:
- the ctage5 gene encoding melanoma inhibitory activity protein 2 isoform X4: MADLTARSDQLASKAVEFQTTAEVYYSLAVETVKDVVSALPDDIRPGPDLYGVPWEPVIFSSVMGLVIMLLFTCRCVSSIKSRLYRSKERWMAEQVAQLLDEKCKVLETLSKCQQEHDDLETSLSDSGVLAQIQRTEQLEVKARQLGHSKKELEKDLKQLKEQVEQQREHRKEQEKRIAVLEESMKTFEEETKDLQSQDEQAQTTLKVYSMNSERLQRNLETAGEENTLLQDSNAQLRQQVEGWAERVSELEEEINRCEVAHSGMLQDVTNKDERIWSLTDRLLRMKAWDSDLEEEGGVEGEEKDASNGTSMMGSENGRGDAQGHLQKVQKLIYAAKLNADLKSVDEDKDRAFGKLNDEIKAKEDLQVSIKDMESEKLSLQSDTEHYSDQVQRLQQKLHIMTEMYQDNELKLHRLLTVEEKERMQKEERLNKADKNIALALEELNNYRHRAGEMEEELEKTKQSYQTQISAHEKKAHNNWLAARAAERDLSDTRRENSLLRQKLTDTQFKLDTLDKDPYALDTLARPLPFRAERSPYGPSPLGRPGSETRPFLSPPTLMDGPPARLSPRVPRGPMDHLGGPGEMDRTGGPHSDSGSISPTWERDRRGPPPGPPGPPGPQGYMFPDPGGPIYRRPPPPGHMGPFPPPGPFPPGPLPPRGLPPGPYHPADMSDGSFRENSFGPGEQEHRESGPGDRRTPPESDPRMGGPPPPGPPMGPMGPMDGPFPRRQPPPDFYAPRGPGGPPMRPMWAPPPGMMLPPRYPGGPPHPHQGFPMRHPFNDSLPHPSMGPLPPRQPIPSPPHSQSPEEHTPSPEDAI, encoded by the exons gttgtgTCAGCACTGCCCGATGACATCAGGCCTGGGCCAGACCTGTATGGAGTGCCATGGGAACCAGTCATCTTCTCCAGCGTGATGGGGCTGGTGATAATGCTGTTGTTCACCTGTAGATGCGTCAGCTCT ATAAAAAGCAGATTGTACCGCA GTAAAGAGCGATGGATGGCCGAGCAGGTTGCACAGCTGCTGGATGAGAAGTGTAAAGTCCTTGAGACTCTCAGCAAATGTCAACAAGAG CACGATGACTTGGAGACCTCGCTGTCAGACAGTGGTGTCTTGGCCCAAATTCAAAGGACAGAACAACTGGAG GTCAAAGCGAGGCAGTTGGGACATTCTAAAAAAGAGCTGGAGAAGGATCTTAAACAACTAAAGGAACAagtggagcagcagagagaacacAGGAAAGAGCAAGAAAAAAGG ATAGCAGTGCTTGAAGAGagcatgaaaacatttgaagaaGAAACTAAAGACCTCCAATCACAAGACGAACAG GCACAAACTACCCTCAAAGTGTACAGTATGAACAGTGAGAGACTGCAGAGGAACCTGGAAACTGCCGGAGAGGAGAACACACTGTTACAGGACAGCAATGCACAG ttGAGGCAGCAGGTGGAGGGATGGGCGGAAAGAGTGAGCGAGTTGGAGGAAGAGATAAACAGGTGTGAAGTCGCCCACAGCGGGATGCTGCAGGATGTGACCAACAAGGATGAAAGAATATGG TCGTTGACAGATCGGCTGCTCAGAATGAAAGCTTGGGATTCagacctggaggaggagggaggagtggaaggagaagagaaggatgcATCAAACGGCACATCAATGATGGGATCTGAAAATGGAAGAGGAGACGCACAAGGCCATCTCCAGAAAGTCCAGAAACTTATCTATGCAGCTAAG CTGAATGCAGACCTCAAATCAGTAGatgaagacaaagacagagccTTTGGCAAACTGAATGATGAAATCAAAGCTAAAGAAGACCTGCAAG TGAGCATTAAGGACATGGAGAGTGAGAAATTATCTCTGCAGTCTGACACTGAGCACTACTCAGATCAG GTGCAAAGATTACAACAGAAGCTCCACATCATGACAGAAATGTACCAGGATAATGAGCTCAAGCTGCACAG GCTGCTGACTGTGGAGGAGAAAGAACGCATGCAGAAGGAAGAGAggttaaacaaagcagacaaaAACATTGCTTTGGCCTTAGAAGAACTCAACAACTACAG ACATCGAgcaggagagatggaggaagagcTGGAGAAAACCAAGCAGTCTTATCAGACTCAGATATCAGCACACGAGAAGAAGGCGCACAATAACTGG CTGGCCGCccgagcagcagagagagacctTTCAGACACCAGGAGAGAAAACTCCCTCTTGAGACAAAA GCTCACGGACACACAGTTTAAACTGGACACCCTGGACAAAGATCCCTACGCTTTGGACACCTTGGCGAGGCCTCTACCTTTCAGAG CTGAAAGGTCACCGTACGGTCCGTCTCCTCTGGGCAGACCTGGATCTGAGACCAGACCTTTCCTGTCCCCACCCACATTGATGGACGGTCCACCTGCTAGACTGTCTCCTAGAG TGCCTCGTGGTCCAATGGATCACCTAGGTGGCCCAGGGGAGATGGATCGTACTGGAGGTCCTCATTCAGACAGTGGCTCGATCTCTCCTACATGGGAGAGAGATCGCAGGGGACCCCCACCAGGACCCCCCGGGCCCCCAGGACCTCAag GCTACATGTTCCCTGATCCAGGAGGTCCAATCTACAGGAGACCTCCACCTCCAGGGCATATGGgcccttttcctcctcctggtcCATTCCCTCCAGGCCCTCTCCCTCCCAGGGGTCTACCCCCAGGACCTTACCACCCTGCAGACATGTCGG ATGGCTCATTCCGAGAAAACAGCTTTGGGCCTGGTGAGCAGGAACACAGAGAG TCTGGTCCTGGTGATCGAAGGACTCCCCCTGAATCAGATCCAAGGATGGGAGGCCCACCCCCTCCTGGACCTCCAATGGGCCCGATGGGCCCAATGGACGGTCCCTTTCCGCGCAGACAACCACCTCCAGATTTCTACGCTCCTAGGGGTCCTGGGGGCCCTCCCATGAGACCTA TGTGGGCTCCTCCACCAGGGATGATGTTACCTCCACGCTACCCTGGTGgacctcctcatcctcaccaaGGTTTTCCTATGCGGCACCCTTTTAATGACAGCcttcctcatccttcaatgggtcctcttcctcctcggcAGCCCATCCCCTCTCCCCCGCACAGCCAGTCCCCAGAGGAGCACACACCCTCGCCTGAAGATGCCATTTGA
- the brms1la gene encoding breast cancer metastasis-suppressor 1-like protein-A: MPVHRDREKKESTAEEMEVEEQEHEATTSEEEDSDTSSVSEDGDTSEMDEEDCERRRMECLDEMSNLEKQFTDLKDQLYRERLSQVNSKLEEVEAGRAAEYLEPLAVLLENMQVRTKVAGIYRELCLESVKNKYECETQAACQHWESEKLLLFDTVQSELEEKIRRLEEDRHSIDITSELWNDELSGRKKRRDALSPDKKRRRPSVVSGPYIVYMLPDLDILEDWTSIRKAVATLGPHRGKVDTDSPVFPFRSDRNRSILNC; the protein is encoded by the exons ATGCCAGTGCACCGTGAccgggagaagaaggagagcactgcagaggagatggaggtggaAGAGCAGGAGCATGAGGCAACCACCTCGGAGGAAGAGGACTCAGacacctcctctgtctctgaggaTGGAGACACTTCTG AAATGGATGAGGAGGATTGCGAGCGAAGGAGAATGGAGTGCCTTGATGAAATGTCCAACCTTGAGAAACAATTCACAGATCTCAAAGACCA GCTGTATCGTGAGCGTCTCAGTCAGGTGAACAGCAAGCTGGAAGAGGTGGAGGCTGGCCGGGCGGCTGAATATCTGGAGCCTTTGGCAGTTCTGCTGGAAAACATGCAGGTCCGCACAAAGGTGGCAG GTATCTACAGGGAGCTGTGTTTGGAGTCTGTGAAGAACAAGTATGAGTGTGAGACACAGGCAGCATGCCAACACTGGGAG AGTgagaagctgctgctgttcGACACAGTACAGAGTGAGCTGGAGGAGAAAATCAGACGCCTGGAAGAGGACAGACACAGCATTGATATTACATCAG AGTTGTGGAATGACGAGTTATcaggaaggaagaagaggagagatgcGTTGAGTCCAGATAAGAAGAGGAGACGACCTTCAGTGGTGTCTG GTCCATATATAGTTTACATGCTGCCTGACCTCGACATCCTGGAGGACTGGACTTCAATCAGAAAG GCCGTGGCTACGTTGGGTCCACACAGAGGGAAGGTGGACACTGACAGCCCTGTGTTCCCCTTCAGATCGGACAGAAACAGATCCATTCTCAACTGCTGA